The Zobellia alginiliquefaciens genome contains a region encoding:
- a CDS encoding glycoside hydrolase family 117 protein — protein MKKYILLTLSLSTFIMAQGQEKAFPYDLPEEKPNRPLSAALQRNYDNYLGPRQESNELYTQFKYTELKGFDYNGNDGTITRRDPSKVIFENGQYYIWYTHRETPVAPVGISRVEESNDTIPSADWDLSDIFYATSKDGFTWEEQGVAVPRPPKPQVGWRSVTTTDILKWKGKYYLYYQAFSEAPGKSGGDNCPVAVSYADSPNGPWTPFKKEVIPNGAPGSWDQFSIHDPYPIVHNGKIYLYYKSDFGKVNGKNNVRMHGLAIADDPLGPFKKHPLNPIMNSGHETTLFPFKKGVAAFAIRDGNEANTIQYAEDWVNFEIAAMVEMMPNAGGPFVPDAFTDTKDGRGITWGISHFANPNRDWKKNHVILVRFDCDLSLDVDDKQMKRHHNTPRLEYLLQHGLNAEQRERVANETKQLNQK, from the coding sequence ATGAAAAAATATATTTTACTAACATTAAGTTTGAGCACTTTTATTATGGCTCAAGGCCAAGAAAAGGCGTTCCCTTATGACTTGCCAGAGGAGAAACCCAACAGACCTTTAAGCGCTGCTTTACAACGGAACTATGATAATTATTTAGGCCCTCGTCAAGAAAGCAATGAACTTTACACTCAGTTTAAATATACGGAACTTAAAGGCTTTGATTACAATGGGAACGATGGTACTATAACCCGGCGTGACCCTTCAAAGGTGATTTTTGAAAATGGCCAATATTATATTTGGTACACCCACCGTGAAACTCCAGTGGCGCCAGTAGGAATATCAAGAGTTGAAGAATCTAATGATACCATACCTTCTGCAGATTGGGATTTATCAGATATTTTCTATGCAACCTCTAAAGATGGATTCACATGGGAAGAACAAGGTGTTGCCGTTCCGAGACCTCCAAAACCACAAGTTGGCTGGCGCTCGGTTACCACTACTGATATTTTAAAGTGGAAAGGGAAATACTATTTATACTACCAAGCTTTTTCTGAAGCCCCGGGAAAAAGTGGCGGAGACAATTGTCCCGTTGCCGTTTCTTATGCCGATTCTCCAAACGGTCCGTGGACACCTTTTAAGAAAGAAGTGATTCCCAATGGGGCTCCTGGCTCGTGGGACCAATTTTCAATTCATGATCCCTACCCCATCGTCCATAATGGAAAAATTTACCTGTACTACAAATCGGATTTTGGAAAAGTTAATGGAAAGAACAACGTACGCATGCACGGTCTTGCCATAGCAGATGACCCGTTAGGTCCGTTTAAAAAACATCCTTTGAACCCGATTATGAACTCCGGACACGAGACTACCTTGTTTCCGTTTAAAAAAGGAGTTGCCGCTTTTGCCATTAGAGATGGTAATGAAGCCAATACGATTCAATATGCCGAAGATTGGGTGAATTTTGAAATTGCGGCTATGGTTGAAATGATGCCCAATGCCGGCGGGCCTTTTGTTCCAGATGCTTTCACGGACACAAAGGATGGTCGTGGTATTACTTGGGGTATTTCTCACTTTGCAAATCCTAATCGCGATTGGAAAAAAAATCATGTTATTCTAGTCCGTTTCGATTGCGATCTAAGCCTAGACGTGGATGACAAACAAATGAAACGCCATCATAACACACCTAGGTTAGAATACTTGCTACAACACGGTTTAAATGCCGAACAACGTGAGCGTGTAGCTAATGAGACAAAGCAATTAAATCAAAAGTAA
- a CDS encoding DUF7133 domain-containing protein yields the protein MTQFPYQLKKIFTNNHVFFISAILLNSLGSCKKEKPVYADVIYSKPTLVKDPPVTFMSPEESMKTMHLPEGYRMELVASEPMINEPVTIAWAPDGKLYVAEMLTYMQDIDGTDENEPWSRVSVLEDLDGDGKMDKSTVFVDSLILPRILLPLDDRVIIGETYNRSLYTYRDTDGDNVADEKKLILENNKRDNANLEHQSATMIWGLDNYLYQSNGSLRYRFTKGEMEVDTLMDAPSGQWGMTQDEVGQIYYSSAGGETPALGYQQHPYYGNLEMEGKWEEGFEKVWPIIGTPDVQGGLHRLREDGTLNHFTASCGQSVFLGDKLPMYGDLFIPEPVGRLIRRAKVNLVNGKKVLSNPYGETEFLASTDTNFRPVDTQTGPDGCLYVVDMYRGIIQEGNWVRKGSFLRPVVERKGFDKNIGKGRIYRIVHEEIAPAKQENLLNKSNAQLLDYLHHPNGWYRLTAQKLLVLKEDKSIVPDLKDIVTGGDPFMGSMLGDTDYALGRLHAIWALDGLDAIDKSLILSALQDDDARVRMAALRVAEPLLKSGDQEVIEAVQTLKNDTNPEVLQQLVLSLRSAKDKAGNKTIAQVISSNPSNEAIAVIGEESLKEVPLEIEQIKKKHVLQNTHTRSRIVKGYTHFKNLCASCHGKNGNGIEGMAPSLIGSPRVTAKKWDIPVKILLNGLTGPVDGKEYSGVMAGMKQQDDDYIASVVTYIRTHLNNERGVAPWQVAKIRRDQKDREDYWTIEELESKN from the coding sequence ATGACTCAATTCCCTTACCAACTCAAAAAAATCTTTACCAACAACCACGTATTTTTTATTTCCGCTATTTTACTAAACTCCCTCGGCAGTTGTAAAAAAGAAAAACCGGTTTACGCAGATGTTATTTACTCTAAACCTACACTTGTAAAAGACCCGCCGGTCACTTTTATGTCGCCCGAGGAAAGTATGAAAACTATGCACCTGCCTGAAGGCTATAGAATGGAGCTGGTTGCCAGTGAACCCATGATCAATGAACCCGTAACTATTGCATGGGCTCCCGATGGCAAACTGTATGTTGCCGAAATGCTGACCTATATGCAAGATATAGATGGTACGGACGAAAATGAACCGTGGAGCCGAGTTTCTGTGCTTGAGGATTTGGACGGAGACGGCAAAATGGATAAGAGTACTGTTTTTGTTGATAGTTTGATTCTGCCGAGAATTCTACTTCCGTTAGACGACAGGGTGATCATTGGCGAGACATACAACCGCAGCCTTTACACGTACAGGGATACGGACGGCGACAATGTTGCCGATGAAAAAAAGCTCATCCTAGAAAATAATAAACGTGACAATGCAAATCTAGAGCACCAATCCGCCACAATGATTTGGGGGCTGGATAATTACCTTTATCAATCCAATGGCTCTTTGCGCTATAGATTTACAAAGGGTGAAATGGAGGTTGATACTTTAATGGATGCACCTTCGGGTCAATGGGGCATGACGCAAGACGAAGTAGGTCAGATTTATTATTCCAGCGCAGGTGGCGAAACCCCTGCATTGGGCTATCAACAACATCCCTATTATGGTAATCTAGAAATGGAAGGCAAATGGGAAGAAGGTTTTGAAAAAGTGTGGCCAATTATTGGAACACCAGATGTGCAGGGCGGTCTCCATAGGCTTCGAGAAGACGGTACACTCAACCATTTTACCGCAAGTTGCGGGCAGTCGGTATTTTTAGGCGATAAATTGCCCATGTATGGCGACCTTTTCATTCCCGAACCAGTTGGGCGCTTGATTCGTAGAGCGAAAGTGAACCTAGTGAACGGAAAAAAAGTACTTTCCAATCCGTATGGTGAAACAGAGTTTCTGGCATCCACAGATACCAACTTTAGACCAGTTGACACTCAAACCGGACCTGACGGTTGTTTGTACGTTGTAGACATGTACCGCGGAATTATTCAAGAGGGCAACTGGGTTAGAAAAGGTAGTTTTTTACGTCCTGTGGTAGAACGGAAAGGATTTGACAAGAATATTGGAAAAGGTAGAATTTACAGAATAGTTCATGAAGAAATTGCACCTGCCAAACAGGAAAACCTCTTGAACAAATCAAATGCCCAATTATTGGATTATCTGCATCACCCTAACGGTTGGTACCGTCTTACCGCTCAAAAACTTTTGGTACTCAAGGAAGACAAATCCATAGTTCCGGATTTAAAAGATATTGTAACTGGCGGTGACCCTTTTATGGGTTCAATGCTAGGTGATACGGATTATGCATTGGGTAGACTACATGCTATCTGGGCTCTAGATGGTCTTGATGCCATTGACAAATCTCTTATTCTATCAGCTCTGCAAGATGATGATGCCCGGGTACGTATGGCAGCGCTTCGGGTAGCCGAACCTTTGCTAAAATCCGGTGATCAAGAAGTTATTGAAGCGGTCCAGACATTAAAAAATGATACAAACCCAGAAGTGTTGCAACAACTGGTGCTTTCTCTAAGGTCTGCAAAAGACAAAGCAGGAAACAAAACCATTGCCCAGGTCATTTCCTCAAATCCATCAAACGAAGCTATTGCGGTCATTGGTGAAGAGAGTCTAAAAGAAGTACCTCTAGAAATAGAGCAAATCAAGAAGAAACACGTGCTTCAGAATACTCATACCCGCAGCAGAATTGTAAAGGGATACACGCATTTTAAAAATTTATGTGCGTCCTGTCATGGTAAAAATGGTAATGGTATTGAAGGCATGGCTCCTTCATTGATCGGTTCTCCCAGGGTGACCGCCAAAAAATGGGATATTCCCGTGAAAATTCTTCTAAATGGTCTTACGGGACCTGTTGATGGCAAAGAATATTCCGGTGTTATGGCAGGTATGAAACAACAAGATGATGATTACATTGCAAGCGTCGTCACCTATATCAGAACGCACTTGAACAATGAAAGAGGCGTTGCTCCTTGGCAGGTTGCCAAAATCAGAAGAGACCAAAAAGACCGAGAAGATTATTGGACCATAGAAGAACTGGAAAGCAAAAACTAA
- a CDS encoding glycoside hydrolase family 2 protein, with amino-acid sequence MHNKLIVKSILITLLFHLTAHAQQTTLPEGFEKTDRTKLNINQGWKFHLGHPDADFFKTDVDDSSWETVNVPHGLELTTMDLNGVQDDKYQDTFMRKVGWYRKEIEVSDNSQSKVFLEFEGVHQVTDVWVNGKHIGQHAVGGYTPFHFDITDFVNRDAKNLVTVLADNRKREDVPPDPGPMDYIKFAGLYRDVYLVETNPLHITFNWEAENAGQYITTPTVDPVNMNATINIKTTVRNENNQPKITTVINRVVDDKGLVVLKLEQTKTIASGADVQFNVIGSIEDNLKLWSIDEPNLYRVNTLVLEADKVVDQIEVKTGFRKIEMNNHDGIVLNGKPLKLIGTNLHQHYGFIGDAMPNSLHYKDILQLKKLGMNVIRTAHYPHDNSLLEACDELGMLVYEEAPTWMSIGNEAWFDNFEKSARAMVRNHRNHTSVFIWGAGINHRGYVPRAHNVIKQEDPVRYTASQSSRWTGWQTSGLTDIYGQMVYGPYYWSGDEPMVAMEGRRGPEAVNEYMNDPMKLGLISWTAHAYYTFHPTKTPKNRSRGGFMTAFRYPRPEENLAWYPAELTDYPYLHIASDWNEDTKEVVIFSNSEKVQLKVNGKTIAEEHPSRADKYKYLKHAPFVFSISKYEKGTLTANGLLDGKIVVSETTKTPEEAYRIILEPDMKGRKFVADGSDILVAYAKIVDKNGILLGDADVAVEFSVKGDAEIIGDKEGIGSNPMQTEYGVAPVLIRAGNSPGQITITAKAKGLKSATETVTTEKANFDMITSTAEPIYDFESIRVDLGGDEQLVQFDWIPWNGKDNAASTKQFEELGGFSATVQSNGDASSTRWLGEINVIGKYGFAHGEGVLGVSKEGLTLKFSGLKKGKYKLNTVHHAPRTNTDSMDPNQEKMATYRIYKIPYTKELDVTISDANGTSTLSNVTVTEGETMQTSPFQPTEIYFESDGKSNIQFIFKGTDQKAVWLNSFVLSEWH; translated from the coding sequence ATGCATAATAAACTCATAGTAAAATCTATACTCATAACGCTGCTATTTCATCTTACAGCTCATGCACAACAAACGACCTTACCCGAAGGTTTTGAAAAAACAGATCGTACCAAACTCAATATTAATCAAGGGTGGAAATTTCATTTGGGTCATCCTGATGCCGATTTTTTTAAGACGGATGTTGATGATTCCAGCTGGGAAACCGTAAACGTTCCTCACGGGCTGGAGCTCACCACAATGGACTTGAACGGCGTTCAAGATGATAAATACCAAGATACTTTTATGCGAAAAGTAGGATGGTACCGAAAAGAAATTGAGGTTTCGGACAACTCCCAAAGCAAAGTTTTTCTTGAATTTGAAGGCGTTCACCAAGTAACGGATGTATGGGTAAATGGCAAACACATAGGTCAGCATGCCGTTGGTGGGTACACCCCTTTCCATTTTGATATTACCGATTTTGTAAATCGAGATGCAAAAAATTTAGTTACCGTTTTAGCCGATAACCGCAAGCGCGAAGACGTGCCGCCGGACCCAGGCCCTATGGACTATATTAAATTTGCCGGTCTGTATCGCGATGTGTATTTGGTCGAAACCAATCCGTTACATATCACCTTTAATTGGGAAGCCGAAAACGCAGGCCAATACATTACCACCCCCACCGTAGATCCGGTGAATATGAATGCAACGATTAATATTAAAACTACGGTTCGGAACGAAAATAATCAACCTAAAATAACTACGGTTATAAATAGGGTTGTTGATGATAAAGGTTTGGTGGTTTTAAAATTGGAGCAGACAAAAACCATTGCTTCCGGTGCAGATGTTCAATTTAATGTAATAGGAAGTATTGAAGACAACTTGAAGCTTTGGTCTATAGATGAACCTAACCTATACCGTGTAAATACTTTGGTTTTAGAAGCCGATAAAGTAGTAGATCAGATAGAGGTAAAAACCGGATTCCGTAAGATTGAAATGAACAATCATGACGGTATTGTTCTCAACGGAAAACCTCTAAAACTCATTGGAACCAATTTACACCAGCACTATGGTTTTATTGGGGATGCCATGCCCAATTCACTGCATTACAAAGATATTCTTCAATTAAAAAAATTGGGAATGAACGTCATTCGTACGGCACATTATCCGCATGACAATTCGTTGTTGGAAGCCTGTGACGAACTCGGTATGCTGGTGTATGAAGAAGCCCCTACGTGGATGTCAATAGGTAACGAAGCTTGGTTCGATAATTTTGAAAAGTCCGCCAGAGCAATGGTGCGCAACCACAGAAACCATACGTCCGTTTTTATTTGGGGGGCTGGTATAAACCATAGAGGTTATGTTCCAAGGGCTCATAATGTTATCAAACAGGAAGATCCGGTTAGGTATACCGCATCACAAAGTAGTAGGTGGACAGGCTGGCAGACTTCCGGCTTGACCGATATTTATGGTCAAATGGTGTACGGCCCTTATTATTGGAGCGGAGATGAGCCTATGGTTGCCATGGAAGGCCGTCGCGGTCCGGAGGCGGTTAATGAATACATGAACGACCCAATGAAACTGGGACTTATTTCGTGGACAGCCCATGCCTACTATACTTTTCACCCTACTAAAACACCTAAAAATAGAAGTAGAGGTGGTTTCATGACGGCCTTTCGCTATCCTAGACCTGAGGAAAACTTGGCTTGGTACCCAGCTGAACTAACGGATTACCCCTATTTACATATTGCGTCCGATTGGAATGAAGACACAAAAGAAGTGGTGATTTTTAGTAATTCGGAAAAAGTACAGCTTAAAGTAAACGGTAAAACAATTGCCGAGGAACATCCTTCGCGAGCGGATAAGTACAAATATTTAAAACACGCACCATTTGTATTTTCCATTTCAAAATATGAAAAAGGAACACTGACCGCCAATGGATTGTTAGATGGTAAAATTGTGGTTTCCGAAACTACAAAAACTCCGGAAGAAGCCTATAGAATCATCCTAGAGCCAGATATGAAAGGACGTAAGTTCGTTGCCGATGGTTCCGATATTCTGGTGGCATATGCCAAAATAGTGGACAAAAATGGCATCTTGCTTGGTGATGCAGATGTAGCTGTAGAATTCTCAGTAAAGGGTGATGCCGAAATAATTGGAGACAAGGAAGGTATTGGCTCTAACCCTATGCAAACGGAATATGGAGTAGCTCCTGTTTTGATTCGTGCAGGAAACTCTCCTGGGCAGATAACCATCACAGCAAAGGCAAAGGGACTTAAATCAGCAACAGAAACAGTTACTACCGAAAAAGCGAATTTTGACATGATTACTTCTACTGCCGAACCTATTTATGATTTTGAGAGCATTCGGGTAGATTTAGGTGGAGATGAACAATTGGTGCAGTTTGATTGGATTCCGTGGAATGGAAAAGATAATGCTGCCTCTACCAAACAATTTGAAGAACTTGGTGGTTTTTCAGCTACTGTTCAAAGTAATGGCGATGCCAGCTCTACACGCTGGTTGGGCGAAATCAACGTCATAGGTAAATATGGATTTGCCCATGGCGAAGGGGTTTTAGGAGTTTCAAAAGAGGGGCTGACCTTAAAATTTTCTGGTTTGAAAAAAGGAAAATATAAACTGAATACGGTTCATCATGCACCAAGAACCAATACAGATAGTATGGACCCCAATCAAGAAAAAATGGCTACATATAGAATTTACAAAATTCCGTATACCAAAGAGCTGGATGTGACCATTTCAGATGCCAATGGAACCTCTACCCTATCGAACGTTACCGTTACCGAGGGCGAGACCATGCAAACTTCGCCGTTTCAACCCACCGAGATATATTTTGAATCCGATGGAAAAAGTAACATTCAATTCATTTTTAAAGGAACAGACCAAAAAGCAGTTTGGCTTAACAGTTTTGTGCTAAGTGAGTGGCATTAG
- a CDS encoding alpha-L-fucosidase → MKNLTKINRLKLPIFLIFFVITTINYAQNSNHENEIPAVPYAADWSSLQKHNTPDWLYGLKFGIYCHWGPQTVQVASKNTQMTILEAIDKWKGEKFDAKNWVDLMEDAGAQFGGPVAWHGSGVVNWDSDITDWNSVKKGPKVDIYGSLAKELRKRNMPLISSFHTGDFWSRMWGQLSKEDSTYLNPYEDNSKYANANEGRLAEVIFKAWFDRISEAIDTYEPDMIWFDTGFGGTVKGELKKYTDRGRLLPAGDNELISVPESYQQKLISDYFNKGLELGKEVEVFYKTHDIPPGIGIRDIEDGNLQGMQYDPWMADINMQRHFVWPSPWFYNPANKVKEAGTLIDMLIDMTSKNGRMLLNVPPKADGSFADETKKELYAMGQWLKINGEAIYNTMPWIFYGEGPTEVTNPGHHGQGKSHGELIPKYTSEDIRFTQNGKNLYAICMEWPEKQITIRTLGSKGKLYPGDIQSISMLGSKDRVRWEQKPEGLVVQFPKEKPCDFAYVLKIERR, encoded by the coding sequence ATGAAAAACCTAACTAAGATTAACCGGCTTAAACTACCAATATTCCTGATTTTCTTTGTGATAACCACAATAAATTATGCTCAAAATTCGAACCATGAAAATGAAATACCGGCTGTGCCGTATGCAGCAGATTGGTCGTCTTTACAAAAACACAATACGCCAGATTGGCTTTATGGATTGAAATTCGGGATTTACTGTCATTGGGGGCCGCAAACTGTACAAGTAGCTTCCAAAAACACCCAAATGACCATCCTTGAAGCAATTGATAAATGGAAAGGAGAAAAATTCGATGCCAAAAATTGGGTCGATTTAATGGAGGATGCAGGCGCTCAATTTGGCGGCCCAGTAGCATGGCACGGTAGCGGGGTCGTAAATTGGGATAGCGATATAACGGATTGGAATTCGGTAAAAAAAGGACCAAAAGTAGATATTTACGGTAGCTTGGCAAAAGAACTACGTAAACGAAATATGCCCTTGATATCCTCTTTCCACACAGGTGATTTTTGGAGCCGTATGTGGGGCCAACTATCCAAAGAAGACTCAACTTACCTCAACCCCTATGAAGACAATTCAAAGTACGCTAATGCCAATGAAGGCCGATTGGCGGAGGTTATTTTCAAAGCTTGGTTTGACCGCATTTCTGAAGCTATAGATACGTACGAACCGGATATGATCTGGTTCGATACCGGCTTTGGGGGAACCGTAAAAGGCGAATTAAAAAAGTACACAGATCGAGGCCGACTTTTACCGGCCGGGGATAACGAATTAATCAGTGTACCGGAAAGCTATCAACAAAAATTAATCAGTGATTATTTCAACAAGGGACTTGAATTAGGCAAAGAAGTAGAAGTCTTTTATAAAACCCATGATATTCCACCAGGAATAGGAATTCGCGATATAGAAGATGGGAACCTGCAGGGAATGCAATATGACCCATGGATGGCAGATATCAATATGCAACGTCACTTTGTATGGCCCAGTCCTTGGTTCTATAATCCTGCCAACAAGGTAAAAGAGGCCGGCACATTGATTGATATGCTCATTGACATGACCAGCAAAAATGGTAGAATGCTTTTAAATGTGCCTCCAAAGGCCGATGGTAGCTTTGCCGATGAAACTAAAAAGGAACTTTATGCCATGGGGCAATGGCTAAAAATTAATGGAGAAGCCATTTATAACACCATGCCATGGATATTTTACGGAGAAGGCCCCACGGAAGTAACCAATCCCGGCCATCACGGACAAGGTAAAAGCCATGGGGAATTGATACCAAAATACACTTCGGAAGATATTCGGTTTACCCAAAACGGAAAAAACTTGTACGCCATCTGTATGGAATGGCCAGAGAAACAAATTACCATTAGAACTTTAGGCAGTAAGGGAAAGCTCTATCCTGGAGACATTCAAAGTATTTCAATGTTGGGAAGTAAAGACCGTGTCAGATGGGAACAAAAACCCGAAGGTCTCGTTGTTCAATTTCCAAAAGAAAAACCATGCGATTTCGCTTATGTTTTAAAAATCGAGCGCCGTTAA